The genomic DNA TATTTATAAAAAATAAATTTGTAAAAAATGTGCTATAATCAGCTAAATTTATAAGGGTTTATAGATGTTTTCATCGTTTTTTAAAAGTAAAAAGTGGTCTCTTTGGGCTTATGGCGGACTTCTTGTGATAGTCATTTCGCTAGTTCTTCAAACAAGATTAAATGTAGCAATTAATGATTGGTACAAAAATTTTTACGATATTTTACAAAATGTCAAAGAACATTCCATAGATGAGTTTTGGGCCGGAATTTGGAAATTTTTATTTATTGCTATGCCTTATGTTATTATCGCTACTCTTACTAATTTTTTTGCTAGTCATTGGGTATTTCGTTGGCGTGAAGCTATGACTTTTTCATATGTGGATATCTGGAGAAAGTGTGAACAAGATATAGAAGGATCTAGCCAGCGTATGCAAGAAGATGTTTATAGATTTGCTAAGATAACAGAGACTTTAGGACTTCAAGTTCTTAGAGCTATTATGATTCTTATAGCTTTTATACCTGTTTTGTGGGGACTTAGCAAAGGTGTTGACGTGCCTATTATAAAAGATATCCCAGGATCTTTGGTATGGGTAGCGCTTATAGTTAGCGTCGGAGGACTCGTAATATCATGGTTTGTCGGTATCAAGCTACCAAAACTAGAGTATAACATACAAAGAAGCGAAGCTGCATTTAGAAAAGAGCTTGTATATGCCGAAGATGATAAGATAAATTATGCCAAAAATGAGAGCGTTGTAGAGCTATTTACCGGACTTAGGATAAATTTTTACAGACTGTTTTTGCATTATGGCTACTTTAATATCTGGTTAATCTCATTTTCTCAATTTATGGTTATAGTACCTTTTATGATAATGGGAGCAGGGCTTTTTACGGGTCTCATCACTCTTGGTATTTTAGTGCAAGTTAGCAACGCATTTGATCAAGTAAGAAGCAGCTTTAGTGTATTTATAGATAATTGGACTACTATAACTGAGCTTAGAAGTATTCATAAACGTTTGGATGAATTTGAGAAGAATATCAAATTTAAAGGATAAATTTATAATGAAGAGTAATTTTGTTGCTATTTTGGCTTTTAGCTTAGTGATTTTAGGCGGATGTTTTTATAGCTCAACAAAGCCGACGGTTTCTCAAGCTAGCCATTCTCAGCTATTTTTAGTAAGCAAAGAGCAGATGGATGTCGGTGCTAAAGATGCTTATAATGAAGTTTTAATAGCAGCTAAAAACAAAAACAAGCTAAATGTCAACACCAAAGAAACCAAACGAGTAAGAGATATATCAAGCAGACTTATATCGCAAGTCGGTGCTTTTAGAAGTGATGCTAGTAATTGGGATTGGCAAGTAAATGTGATAAATGAAAGCACGGTAAATGCGTGGTGTATGCCAGGAGGTAAAATAGTAGTTTATAGCGGAATAATAGAAAAATTAAATTTAAATGACAATGAACTAGCTGCTATAATAGGTCACGAGATCTCTCACGCCTTAAGAGAACATAGCAGAGAAAATGCTAGTATAGATTTAGCTAAAAATGCAGCTATCACGATCGGAGGTAAGCTTTTAGGGCTTGATGAGGCTAGTATGAATTTAGCAAATTTAGCTACAAAATATACGATAACTCTTCCATTTTCTAGATCAAATGAGACTGAAGCAGATGCTATGGGAGCCGAATTGATGGCAAGAGCTGGATTTGATCCAAGCTCTGCGATAACTCTTTGGGAAAAGATGTCAAAACTAAGTTCATCATCTGCTTTACAGATAACTTCCACTCACCCATCTCATTCTACTAGAATAAACGACTTAAAAAATATCATTAAAAAAGTAGAACCTTTATATCTAAATTCACAAAAGTAGTTTTTATATCGGTTTTATTTTAAATTTAAAATTTAGGTAAATTAACCTATCTAAATTTGCAGCTTTTATACTGCAAATTTATAGCTAAGATCAAGCAGTCGGGATTATAAATGGTAGCCAGTGAGCTATTATATAAGTTATAGCGCCACAAGCTATTATGAATCCTATCGAGTATTTTACTGTAAATCTAAATAGATCGCTTTCTTTTCCTACCAAACCAACAGCTGCACACGCTATAGCGATACTCTGCGGACTTATCATTTTACCTACTACGCCCCCAAACGTATTTGCTGCTAAAAACAGTACATCAAGACCTTGCTTGATTGTCGCATCAGGTGCACTCATAAGTGCGTTTGCAGCTGCTACTTGAAGTGATCCAAATAGTAAATTTGAGCTAGTATCCGAGCCTGTTAGAAATACTCCTAACCAACCTATAATAGGTGAGAAA from Campylobacter fetus subsp. fetus includes the following:
- a CDS encoding putative transporter is translated as MFSSFFKSKKWSLWAYGGLLVIVISLVLQTRLNVAINDWYKNFYDILQNVKEHSIDEFWAGIWKFLFIAMPYVIIATLTNFFASHWVFRWREAMTFSYVDIWRKCEQDIEGSSQRMQEDVYRFAKITETLGLQVLRAIMILIAFIPVLWGLSKGVDVPIIKDIPGSLVWVALIVSVGGLVISWFVGIKLPKLEYNIQRSEAAFRKELVYAEDDKINYAKNESVVELFTGLRINFYRLFLHYGYFNIWLISFSQFMVIVPFMIMGAGLFTGLITLGILVQVSNAFDQVRSSFSVFIDNWTTITELRSIHKRLDEFEKNIKFKG
- a CDS encoding M48 family metallopeptidase: MKSNFVAILAFSLVILGGCFYSSTKPTVSQASHSQLFLVSKEQMDVGAKDAYNEVLIAAKNKNKLNVNTKETKRVRDISSRLISQVGAFRSDASNWDWQVNVINESTVNAWCMPGGKIVVYSGIIEKLNLNDNELAAIIGHEISHALREHSRENASIDLAKNAAITIGGKLLGLDEASMNLANLATKYTITLPFSRSNETEADAMGAELMARAGFDPSSAITLWEKMSKLSSSSALQITSTHPSHSTRINDLKNIIKKVEPLYLNSQK